The following coding sequences are from one Petrotoga sibirica DSM 13575 window:
- a CDS encoding ABC transporter ATP-binding protein encodes MKDNNSEPILRVDNLHVHFKTEDGIIKAVNGASFELYPGETLAIVGESGSGKTVTALSTIRLLDENGWIAEGEIQYKDMDVLSLSYNHLRKIRGKEISMIFQEPMTALNPVYTIGEQIMESLELHLKMNEKEGKKRAIDLLKKVGIPEPERRIDQYPHELSGGMRQRAMIAMALACNPSILIADEPTTALDVTIQAQILELMKDLQNEFKMAIIFITHDLGVIAEMADRALVMYGGEVVESGEIKTIFKRPRHPYTWGLMNSIPRIDKEEERLLSIPGIVPNPLNFPKGCKFSNRCFFADQKCVDEDPNLEEIEPCHFSRCWHIDKLLENMNKVKEGEV; translated from the coding sequence TTGAAAGATAACAATAGTGAACCTATACTTCGTGTTGATAATTTGCATGTCCACTTTAAGACAGAGGACGGGATAATAAAGGCTGTAAACGGTGCCAGTTTTGAGCTTTACCCTGGGGAAACCTTGGCAATTGTTGGAGAATCTGGTTCAGGTAAAACTGTTACCGCACTAAGCACTATAAGGCTGCTAGACGAAAACGGATGGATCGCTGAAGGAGAAATACAGTACAAAGATATGGATGTTTTGTCTTTATCGTACAATCATCTCAGAAAAATACGAGGTAAAGAGATCTCGATGATTTTCCAAGAGCCTATGACCGCTTTAAACCCAGTCTACACGATTGGCGAACAAATCATGGAATCTCTTGAATTACATCTTAAAATGAATGAAAAAGAAGGTAAAAAAAGAGCGATCGATTTATTAAAAAAAGTTGGTATTCCTGAACCAGAAAGGCGAATCGACCAATACCCTCACGAATTATCTGGTGGAATGAGGCAGAGAGCTATGATCGCTATGGCTTTAGCTTGCAACCCTTCCATACTTATAGCAGATGAGCCAACTACTGCGCTGGATGTTACCATTCAGGCACAGATACTGGAACTCATGAAGGATTTACAAAATGAGTTTAAGATGGCAATAATCTTTATTACACATGATCTTGGAGTAATTGCCGAGATGGCTGATAGGGCGTTAGTTATGTATGGGGGAGAAGTGGTTGAAAGTGGTGAAATCAAAACCATTTTTAAAAGGCCACGTCATCCATATACATGGGGGTTGATGAATTCTATTCCCAGAATAGACAAAGAAGAGGAGAGGTTGCTTTCAATTCCTGGTATAGTTCCAAACCCCTTGAACTTTCCAAAAGGTTGTAAATTTTCAAACAGGTGTTTCTTTGCTGACCAAAAATGCGTAGATGAAGATCCAAACTTGGAAGAAATAGAGCCATGTCATTTTTCCCGTTGTTGGCACATAGATAAATTATTGGAAAATATGAACAAAGTTAAAGAAGGTGAAGTATAG
- a CDS encoding ABC transporter ATP-binding protein, protein MPNSDKIILKVENLKKYFPVRAGVFKRIVANVLAVDDISFEIKEGETLGLVGESGCGKSTAGMTILRLYEPTYGRIIMGDQDTTPWFMKNTTINQYVKKIYADRFEKMKKELGSEEEVIKNLDNEIDKKYAQLYFQNGVREIKKDLLSNLNEKRRTFRKNAQVIFQDPYSSLNPRMRVLDIIGEGMKVNKMGTSSEIRDRVANLMETVGLSKDYVYRYPHQFSGGQRQRIGIARALALDPKLIISDEAVSALDVSIQSQIINLMVDLKNDYGLTYVFIAHDLAVVKHISDRIAVMYLGKIAELTTKKELFEEPLHPYTVSLMSAIPIPDPEVKKKRVVLQGDVPSPLNPPSGCRFHPRCPIAKDICSKEEPPLKEVKPGHYVACHYPGEFKI, encoded by the coding sequence GTGCCAAATAGTGACAAAATAATACTAAAGGTTGAAAATTTAAAAAAATATTTTCCTGTTAGAGCAGGTGTATTCAAAAGGATTGTTGCTAACGTATTAGCTGTAGACGATATTAGCTTTGAAATAAAAGAAGGAGAAACTTTGGGGCTTGTTGGAGAATCAGGTTGTGGTAAAAGTACAGCGGGAATGACCATCCTAAGATTATACGAACCAACATATGGACGAATTATAATGGGAGATCAAGACACTACACCTTGGTTTATGAAAAATACCACCATTAATCAGTATGTTAAAAAGATTTATGCAGACAGATTCGAGAAAATGAAAAAAGAATTAGGCTCAGAAGAAGAAGTTATTAAGAATTTGGATAATGAAATAGATAAAAAATACGCACAATTATATTTTCAAAATGGAGTAAGAGAAATAAAAAAAGATTTGTTGTCTAATTTGAACGAAAAAAGAAGAACCTTCAGAAAAAATGCTCAAGTCATTTTTCAAGATCCATATTCTTCTTTAAATCCAAGAATGAGAGTACTGGACATCATAGGAGAAGGTATGAAAGTGAATAAAATGGGTACATCTTCTGAAATCAGAGATAGAGTTGCCAACTTAATGGAAACAGTAGGGTTATCCAAAGATTATGTATATAGATATCCACACCAATTTTCCGGTGGGCAAAGACAAAGAATAGGAATAGCTCGTGCTTTGGCATTGGATCCAAAATTAATCATTTCTGATGAAGCTGTTTCCGCATTAGATGTTTCGATTCAATCTCAAATCATAAATTTAATGGTTGACTTGAAAAATGATTATGGCTTAACGTATGTTTTTATAGCTCACGATTTGGCCGTTGTGAAACACATAAGCGACAGAATAGCGGTTATGTATCTAGGAAAGATAGCTGAATTAACAACGAAAAAAGAGCTCTTTGAAGAGCCTTTACATCCTTATACGGTTTCCTTGATGTCCGCTATTCCCATTCCAGATCCGGAAGTTAAGAAGAAAAGAGTGGTTTTACAAGGCGATGTACCCAGTCCTCTAAATCCACCTTCAGGTTGTAGGTTTCATCCTCGATGCCCAATTGCTAAGGATATTTGTAGCAAAGAAGAACCACCACTTAAAGAAGTTAAACCAGGTCATTATGTGGCTTGCCATTATCCTGGTGAGTTTAAAATTTAA
- a CDS encoding SoxR reducing system RseC family protein codes for MREIMDVIAKDDNYVYLRTTRTQECESCAMKGGCTLLGGSNELKLKAKNTEKVDVKKGDKVIVEMPEVPVVKLSFLAYGIPLIIFLSIISILYTLGFSDIFSFLAGVLGMGITYFLIHQYDRKKLKDRYLPVILQKLEKKIDLKLHEKGEI; via the coding sequence ATGAGAGAAATAATGGATGTTATCGCTAAAGATGATAATTACGTATATTTGAGAACCACAAGGACACAAGAATGCGAAAGCTGTGCAATGAAAGGTGGCTGTACTCTATTAGGTGGATCAAACGAGTTGAAGTTAAAAGCTAAAAACACAGAAAAAGTCGATGTAAAAAAAGGAGATAAAGTAATTGTAGAAATGCCTGAAGTTCCAGTAGTGAAACTTTCTTTTTTAGCTTATGGGATTCCTTTAATCATTTTCTTGTCTATAATTTCCATTCTCTATACTTTGGGCTTTTCAGATATCTTCTCTTTCTTGGCAGGTGTCTTAGGAATGGGAATTACTTATTTTTTAATTCATCAGTACGATAGAAAAAAATTAAAAGACAGATATCTACCGGTCATACTACAAAAGTTGGAGAAAAAAATAGATCTAAAATTGCACGAAAAAGGAGAAATTTAA
- the thrB gene encoding homoserine kinase, translated as MIRVKVPATTANIGPGFDSLGIALRLYNIIEVEETNGGLEIHVPVKDQEHIETNERNLVYLAMKRLFDAVDFHPKGLRINLINNIPIARGLGSSAACIAGGLAAANALLNSPLKKEEIIYLAATMDGHTDNILPALVGGLTVGCLLEKEVKYVKIDLPTQLKLLAIIPDFHFSTKKARSLLPKSVPLEDAVFNISRVGLLVASLVTSNFENLSEATKDKIHQPYRKDFIPHWEEITSKLMKIGTKGYFLSGSGPTILAILDGDYKYIENEIVQFLSHFDQSYTVTVFDICHQGLEVLNDERNNGCYR; from the coding sequence ATGATCAGAGTAAAAGTTCCAGCAACAACTGCCAATATAGGACCAGGATTTGACAGTTTAGGAATAGCTTTACGATTGTACAATATCATAGAAGTCGAAGAAACTAATGGTGGCCTTGAAATTCACGTTCCCGTAAAAGATCAAGAACATATAGAAACTAATGAACGTAATTTGGTTTATCTGGCAATGAAACGACTGTTTGACGCAGTAGATTTCCACCCAAAAGGTCTTCGCATAAATCTTATTAATAATATACCTATTGCAAGAGGTTTAGGAAGCAGTGCGGCGTGTATAGCTGGAGGTCTGGCAGCTGCCAATGCGCTTCTTAATAGTCCTTTAAAGAAAGAAGAGATAATATATTTAGCCGCTACGATGGATGGACATACCGATAATATTTTACCTGCCTTAGTTGGAGGATTAACGGTAGGGTGCTTGTTGGAAAAAGAAGTTAAATATGTAAAAATCGATTTACCAACTCAGTTGAAGTTATTAGCTATTATCCCTGATTTTCATTTTTCTACAAAAAAAGCCCGCTCACTTTTACCAAAAAGTGTTCCCCTTGAAGACGCAGTGTTTAATATAAGTAGAGTTGGCCTTCTAGTGGCTTCACTTGTAACGTCAAATTTTGAAAACTTATCAGAAGCTACAAAAGATAAGATTCATCAACCATATCGTAAAGACTTTATCCCTCACTGGGAAGAAATAACGTCTAAATTGATGAAAATAGGTACAAAGGGTTATTTCTTGAGTGGTTCTGGACCGACGATCTTGGCAATTTTGGATGGAGATTATAAATATATTGAAAATGAGATCGTCCAATTTCTTTCTCACTTTGACCAAAGCTACACGGTAACAGTTTTTGACATATGTCATCAAGGATTGGAGGTATTAAACGATGAGAGAAATAATGGATGTTATCGCTAA